A segment of the Parasynechococcus marenigrum WH 8102 genome:
CAAAACCATGGGCAACACCTTCTACAACCTTGAGGGGCTGACGGATCAGAAGCCTCTGGATGGCTTCTGGAGGGACCCCCAGCCCAGTGACCGACCGCTGTTCTGGCGCTTCTACCACCACCTGGTGATGACCACCCAGGTGAACGGCAACTTCGATGGGGACTTTCCCTTCCGGATCACCTTCCCGATCGGTCCAGAGGCTCGCCAGCTCGATCCGCTGCCGCAGTTGCAGCCGCTGCGGCCGCGGCCACGGTTGAACCCCCTGCTGCTGCCGGCCCGGGTGCTGGCTCGCCTGGGGTGGGCGGCCCTGGGGTTTGTTTTATACGGCCTGCAGCTGCCTGCGGTGCTGCTCCGCCGATCGGACTGGGCGGCTCAACTGATGACCTGGGCTTCTGCTGTGGCGTTGAGGGCTCTCGGGGTGCAGGTGGTGGTGGACGACAGCCAGCCCAGTGAGCCGGCCGCGGTGCCACTGGTGCACATCTTCAACCACCGCAGCCCCTGTGATGGCCTTGTGATTCAGGGGGTGCTGCGCCTGCCGGGCATGACCACGGCACAGCTGCATCTGAAGTGGGTGCTGCCTGGCTATGCGGCCGCGGCACGCAATGCCGGCTCGGCCGTTCTCGATCATCGCCAGCCCAGTTCGCGGCTGGAGGGAATGATGCGGGCCTCCGCGTTGTTGCGCGACCACGGCCAGATCATGCTGGCCCCCAACGGCTCCCTGGTGACGCCGATTGAGCAGCGGGTCTCCCCCAGCGCCTGGATGCTGGCCCAGCACTACAACGGTTGTGTGGTGCCCTGGCTGTTCCGCTACGACGGACTGGAAGGGGCCGTGGGAGCCAAGTACCGTCCTCTGGCGTTGCTGCTGAGCCGGTTGACGGCTCCGCTGGGGACGATCCATTGCCGGCGGGGCCGGTCCCAGGATCTGGTTCTGCCGATGGATCCCCGAGACCGGGAGGGGTTCAGCCGGGCTGTGCAGGCGTACTACCAGCAAGCACAAGACTGATGTTGTGACCGCCAAAGCCGAAGGCGTTTTTGAGCAAGAGCCGTTGGCCTTGATCTGAAGACAGCTGCACAGGGCCCTGGTTGGCCACCGCCAGCTCCACCTCCGGATCCAGGGGATCGGCGTTGAGGCTGCCGGGCAGTACGCCGAGGCGCAGAGCCTGCAGGGCCAGGATGGTTTCCACCGCTCCGGCGCCCCCCAGCAGATGGCCGAGCTGGCCTTTGGGGGCGCAGACCGGCAGATGATCGGCGGCGCTGCCGAGGCTGCGCCGCAATGCTCTGGCCTCCGCCAGATCGCCGAGGCTGGTGCCGGTGGCATGGGCCTGAACGCCACAGAGGTCCGAGGGGCTCACATCCGCCCGGCGCAGGGCATCATCAATGGCACGGCTGGCCTGCAGCCCCTGGGGTTCGGGGGCGACGATGTGATGGGCATCGCTGCTGCTGCCGCTGGCCAGCAACCAACCCAGATCAGCTCCTGCTGGCGTATCCCGCTGGCGCATCAGGGCCAGGACCCCGGCACCTTCGGAGAGCACGAAGCCATCTCGACCGAGGCCGTAGGGCCGGGAGGCCTGATCGGGGGCATCGTTGCGGCTGGAGAGGGCGCGCATGGCGGCAAAGCCCACCAGCCCCAGTCGATTCACCGGTGCTTCGCTGCCCCCGGCCAGCACCAGATCGGCGCGGTCGTCGTTGAGCAGCATCTGGCCCAGCATCAATGCTTCGGCGCCGGAGGCGCAGGCTGACACCGGGGTGTGGGCACCGCCGAGCAGACCCAGCTCAATGGCAACCTGGCCAGCGGCGGCATCCGGAATCAGCATCGGCACGGTGAGGGGGTTCACCCGGCTTGGTCCACCCGTGCTGAGTTGCGTGTGCTGATCGTGCATGGTGGCGAGTCCGCCGATGCCGGTGCCGATGACCACGGCGATGCGACTGGGATCGAGCCCTTGGGTGATGGGACCGGTCATGGCCCAGGCCTGCCGGGCGGCCACCAGGGCGAGCTGGGCACAGCGATCGGAGCGGCGGCGGAGCAGGGGCGGCAGGCTGTCGAGGGCACCCGTTGGGACGCAACCGGCCAGTCGCACGGGTAAATCCTCGCTCCAGGGAGCCTGCAGGGTCTGAATGCCACTGTGGCCGGCGATCACCGCATCCCAGGTGCTGTTTGCATCGGCTCCAAGGGGGTTGAGGGAACCCCACCCCACCACTGCTGCTGGTTCAGCTCTGAGAGCCATCGCTCCGGCGGGGACTAAGGGATTCCAGGTGCTGCTGGATGTCCGCAACGGTGCGGAACCGGAGTAGTTCCTCCTCCTTGATCCGGATGCCGAAGTTGGTGTCCGCCTCGATCAGGATTTCGTAGAACCCCAGGGAATCAATCCCCACGTCCTCCATCAAACGAGCATCCGGGGTGATCAGAGCTGGATCGGCGCCGGAGATGCGGTGCAGGATCTCGATCAGCTGTCCCTGCAGCTCTTGCTTGTCAGGGCAGCTCTCTCCCAACGCACAGCCTCTTGATGAATAGTAAAAGTACCAGTGTTGGTGGTATTACTCGTCGCCTCGGTACCAGCTGAAGCGTTGGTAGACGGGTTGGTGGGGCAGGTCGATGAACAGGGCGAGCCGTTCTGGAGGCAGCAGCCTCAGGTCGGCGACCATCAAGATTTCAGTGATGTGGTTAAAGTCCAGCGCAAGAGAAAGATCACAGACCTCCGCTTGCATCAGAT
Coding sequences within it:
- a CDS encoding capsular biosynthesis protein, with the protein product MGPIGLFFARFSRYLQGCGIPVTKVRFPLREFGFPSDVCVPFQEPMKAWRPFLRQLLQERGIRHIFMYGDFIIPHRIAIEEAQALGIEAWVFELGYLRPNYVTLERDRVNARSNLNQPAAFYRNLPPVDQLPPDIVLDPGWRWRKAWKAPTFIQHAFTRYPIIEGEHKLQPTPGFLWCQLRGSWRYWLYRWQERNLKRRLLEHLSFFLAVLQVSSDSQIQLGSPYRGMHDFIEDVIRSFAAHAHSSDHLAFKHHPRDRGYNHYGSLIAVLARRYGVCERVHYFHDGALSRYLRTCRGVITVNSTVGLQALFHAVPTKTMGNTFYNLEGLTDQKPLDGFWRDPQPSDRPLFWRFYHHLVMTTQVNGNFDGDFPFRITFPIGPEARQLDPLPQLQPLRPRPRLNPLLLPARVLARLGWAALGFVLYGLQLPAVLLRRSDWAAQLMTWASAVALRALGVQVVVDDSQPSEPAAVPLVHIFNHRSPCDGLVIQGVLRLPGMTTAQLHLKWVLPGYAAAARNAGSAVLDHRQPSSRLEGMMRASALLRDHGQIMLAPNGSLVTPIEQRVSPSAWMLAQHYNGCVVPWLFRYDGLEGAVGAKYRPLALLLSRLTAPLGTIHCRRGRSQDLVLPMDPRDREGFSRAVQAYYQQAQD
- a CDS encoding beta-ketoacyl-[acyl-carrier-protein] synthase family protein, translated to MALRAEPAAVVGWGSLNPLGADANSTWDAVIAGHSGIQTLQAPWSEDLPVRLAGCVPTGALDSLPPLLRRRSDRCAQLALVAARQAWAMTGPITQGLDPSRIAVVIGTGIGGLATMHDQHTQLSTGGPSRVNPLTVPMLIPDAAAGQVAIELGLLGGAHTPVSACASGAEALMLGQMLLNDDRADLVLAGGSEAPVNRLGLVGFAAMRALSSRNDAPDQASRPYGLGRDGFVLSEGAGVLALMRQRDTPAGADLGWLLASGSSSDAHHIVAPEPQGLQASRAIDDALRRADVSPSDLCGVQAHATGTSLGDLAEARALRRSLGSAADHLPVCAPKGQLGHLLGGAGAVETILALQALRLGVLPGSLNADPLDPEVELAVANQGPVQLSSDQGQRLLLKNAFGFGGHNISLVLAGSTPAQPG
- a CDS encoding acyl carrier protein, with translation MGESCPDKQELQGQLIEILHRISGADPALITPDARLMEDVGIDSLGFYEILIEADTNFGIRIKEEELLRFRTVADIQQHLESLSPRRSDGSQS